AAGACAGGCGATCGCGTGGCAGGAATTTTCTTTCAAAAGTGGCTAGATGGTGGACTGACGCAGGAAAAAACACAGTCAGCTCTCGGCGGAGCCATAGAAGGTTTGCTGGCAGAGTATGCCGTGCTGCACGAGGATGGGGTTGTCCATTTACCTGAACATCTCACTGATGAGGAAGCGGCGACGCTGCCTTGTGCTGCTGTCACGGCTTGGAATGCACTGATTACCTCCGGCGGGGTGAAAGCAGGTGACACAGTGTTGGTGCAGGGAACGGGAGGGGTATCAATCTTTGCGCTACAGTTTGCCCAATTGGTAGGAGCGCGAGTTATTGCCACTTCGAGCAGTGACGAAAAGCTAGATAGAGTGCTTCAATTGGGTGCTTCAGATGGCATCAACTATAAACAAACCCCCAACTGGGGTAAAGCAGTGAGAGAACTCACCGACGGCATCGGCGTTGATTATGTTGTGGAGGTTGGTGGTGCTGGGACTTTAACTGAGTCGCTGCGTGCTGTTCGCCATGGAGGACAAATTAGTTTAATTGGCGTTCTGAGCGGCGGCAGTGGAGAAATCAGTACAGCTTCCATCTTGATGAAGAATGTGCGCGTGCAGGGGATCTATGTTGGATCGCGGGAGATGTTTGAGGCGATGAACCGAGCGATCGCCCTACACACGTTACAGCCAGTCGTTGATCGCGTGTTTCCTTTCGAGCAAGCGCGTGAAGCCTTGGCGTATATGGAGAGTGGTTCACACTTCGGCAAGATTTGTATTCGGTTTTGATGGCTGAGATAAAAACATTTACAGAGAAAACAAATGCCACACTTATTCGACTCTTATCAACTAAAAAGCGTGAAACTGCGTAACCGCATTGGTGTTTCGCCCATGTGTCAATACAGCTCCGAAGATGGCATGGCTACAGATTGGCATTTTGTTAATCTAGGTTCCCGTGCAGTTGGTGGAGCCGGTCTTGTAATCGCTGAAGCTACTGCTGTTGAACCACGAGGACGGATTACTCCGGGTGATGCGGGAATTTGGTCAGACAAGCACATTGAACCGCTGGAGCGCATCAACCGATTTATTAAAAGTCATGGTGCAGTGCCAGGAATTCAAATCGCACATGCAGGGCGTAAGGCAAGTGCTGCCCGTCCCTGGGAAGGAGCTCATTCTCTTAAAGATGAAGAAGGCGGTTGGGAGACTTTGGGAACAAGCCCATTGGCGTTTGGTAACGAATTATGGCGAGTACCGAAAGAAATGACGCTGGCAGATATTCATCAGGTGCAGGATGCTTTTCGGACTGCGGCAGTGCGATCGCTTGAAGCCGGTTATGAGTGGTTGGAATTGCATTTTGCCCACGGCTATTTAGTACACAGCTTTTACTCGCCACTATCGAATAAACGAACCGATGAATACGGCGGCAGTTTTGCCAACAGAATTCGAATGGCATTGGAGACAACGCAAGCAGTAAGGGAGGTCTGGCCGGAGCGCCTACCGTTGACAGTGCGTTTATCGTGTTCCGATTGGGTTGAGGGTGGCTGGAGTATCGAAGATTCGGTAGAACTTTCCAAGAAGCTGAAAGCAGAGGGTGTAGACCTGATCGACTGTAGTTCTGGTTTCAATTCCCCCGATTACAAAAACTATCCTTTTGGTGCTGGGTGGCAAGTTCCCTTTGCCGAAAAGATCCGTCAAGAAGCTGACATTGCCACTGCTACTGTTGGTTTCATTACAAATGCGATGCAAGCCGAGCAAATCATTCGGAATCAGCGTGCGGATATTGTGCTCCTAGCGCGGGAAATGCTGCGCGATCCCTATTGGCCCTATCGTGCCGCTCAAGAATTGAATCGGAAAGATACAGCTACATTGCCTGTCCAATATGCCAGTTGGCTGTGATGTTCCTACTCTCAAAGTTCTATGCATAGAGCACTCAAACTGAGCACGATCTAAACTAGCTCTCTAATCAAAACTTCAACCAGGAGAAAATTAATGAAAAATCGAAAACTTGGAAGCCAGGGACTAACAGTTTCAGAATTAGGGCTGGGATGTATGGGAATGTCCGAGTTCTACGGTACAGGTGATGAAGCGGAATCTATCGCTACGATTCACCACGCTCTCGATCTCGGTGTTACCCTGCTGGATACTGCTGATATGTATGGTCCCTTCACGAATGAACAGCTAGTTGGTAAGGCGATTAAAGACCGCCGCGATCGCGTCGTGTTAGCAACTAAGTTCGGTGTTCTACGCAGTGAGGACAAAGGCTTTCGTGGCGTTAATGGCAGTCCCGAATATGTCCATCAAGCCTGTAATGCTTCTCTACAACGCTTGGGGGTTGACTACATTGATCTGTACTACCTGCACCGGGTAGATCCCCAAGTTCCGATTGAGGAGACAATTGGCGCAATGGCAGAGTTAGTAAAGCAAGGCAAGGTACGCTACATTGGCATCTCGGAAGCTGCTTCCGCAACGATTCGCCGGGCTCATGCTGTCCACCCAATTACCGCTTTACAAACAGAATACTCGCTCTGGAGCCGCGATCCAGAAGACGAAATTCTACCGACTGTGCGGGAATTGGGGATTGGCTTTGTAGCTTATAGCCCACTAGGTCGAGGGTTTCTCTCAGGCAGTATCACCAGCATCGACGATCTTGCTGCCGATGACTATCGGAGGAATGCGCCTAGGTTCCAAGGCGAGAACTTTAATAAGAATCTCCAGCTAGTTGAGCGGGTGAAGGAAATTGCTGCTGAAAAGGGAGTTACACCAGGACAGTTGGCGATCGCCTGGTTACTGGCATAGGGAGACGACATCGTTCCCATTCCCGGCACTAAGCGCCGCAGCTACTTAGAGGAGAATGTTGCAGCAGTAAACATCACCCTAACTCCAGCAGAACTTGAGCGGATTGACGAGGTAGCACCCAAAAACTTTGCTGCTGGCGATCGCTACTCTGATATGAACAGCGTCAATCAGTAGGGTGGCGCAAAAGGCACAATAAGCGGATGCAACTGCTATAGCAAGCTAATTTGATTTGTGGGGCAGGCTTCCAGGCTACACAGGCAAGATGCCTATCCCACATCTCAGAATTTATTTAAGATTGCTATATTTCAAACTCCAGCTTAAGGCACCTGCAGAGTAGCCATTTGTAGCCTGACCAACCAAAAATGGTAGCAATTATTGGAATTTTTAATCGTCAGTTAGCAATTCGTTTAACTACTAAAAAGGTGGAAATAAACTTTAGTAGTAGTTTATAAAAATTCTTTGCCCAAACTTAGGATTTAAGCTTCAAGAGACTATTAAGTTGTTCAGCCAATTGATTGCATTCCAACCTAGACAGAAACCATTAAAATTTAAAGATAAGCCAAGATTTTGTTAAAATTTGGTTTGTAAGTTGGCATTTGAATTAAACCCATGACAGCTGCCCAGATTGCTTCTCTGCCTCTAATGACGATCGCCCAACAAACACGCCAAGCAGCACGTAAGCTGGCAGTGCTGTCAACTGAAGGTAAAAATAAAGCAATTGAAGCGATCGCCCAAGCTTTAGAGTTAGCAACAAATGAGATTTTGGCAGCCAATGCAGCGGATTGCCAAGCTGCTGCAACAGCGGGGATTCCTAAACCACTGTACAACCGATTGAAGTTAGATGAAGCCAAACTTAAGGCAGCGATCGCTGGAGTGCGAGATGTAGGCAAGCTGCCCGATCCAGTTGGTGCAGTACAGATTCACCGCCAGTTAGATGATGGATTAATCCTCAAACGCCTCACTTGTTCGTTGGGAGTATTGGGTGTAATTTTTGAAGCCAGACCTGATGCGGCAATCCAAATTTCCGCTTTAGCGATCAAGTCTGGTAATGGAGTCATTCTTAAAGGTGGACAAGAAGCCGTTCGTTCCTGTGAAGCGATTGTCAGAACAATTCACCAAGGATTAGCTAAAACTGCTGTAGATCCAGCGGTTGTACAACTGCTAACAACTAGAGAAGAAACGCTGGCACTACTACAGCTGGATCAATATGTCGATCTAATTATTCCTAGGGGTTCTAATTCCTTTGTGCGGTTTGTGCAGGATAATACCCGCATTCCAGTACTGGGACATGCGGAAGGAATTTGTCATCTCTATGTAGATAAAGCAGCGGATATAGCAACAGCAGTAGAAATTGCAGTTGATGCGAAAACCCACTACCCAGCTGCTTGCAATGCGATTGAAACCTTGCTGGTTCACCTATCGATTGCCCCAGCGTTTTTGCCTCCGGTTGCCCGTGCCTTACAAGAACGCAATGTGGAGTTAAGAGGAGATGAGCAAACCCGCGCAATTCTGGATATTGCAGCTGCGACTGAAACAGACTGGGCGACAGAGTATAGCGATTTGATGCTATCGGTTAAGATAGTGGATTCGCTTGAAGCAGCGATCGCGCACATCAACAGCTATGGTTCTGGACATACAGATGCGATTGCTACAGAAGATCCAGATGCTGCCGCGACATTCCTAGCCCAGGTAGATGCAGCTGGGGTTTACCATAACTGCTCAACTCGCTTTGCTGATGGCTTCCGCTACGGCTTTGGGGCAGAAGTTGGAATTAGTACCCAAAAGATGCCCCCTCGGGGTCCAGTTGGCTTAGAAGGACTGGTGACTTATAAATATCAAATCACTGGTAGCGGACATATTGCCGCCACTTACACAGGAGAAAATGCTAAGTCTTTTAATCACAAAGATTTAGATTGACTAAGAAGGGGCGAAAGATGAGAAAAGGCGCGATCGCAACTTTGTAAAATCCAAATTCGTCTTCATATTTATTGGACTTAGATCCTCCTTAACTCGGTTGGGGGATCTTTGATTAGACAAACTGCCCGGCTGTTCGCCAGCTTTGATTGACTAAACTGGGCGATCGGTACTTAAGCGCAGTTTTTGTCAAGTAACGAAGAACAACTCAGAAGTGGTTTTAATCATGCGCCAGTTTGCCAGCACCCTTTGCATGGTCGTATTCCTTCAAGGCTTGCCAGCGATTGTTCAAGCTCAAACACAACCTTTGCCTCCAACACAACCTGCTGCGCCAACCCCACCCAATCCTATTGAACAAGTGGTTGCAGCTGGATTGATGACCAAC
This window of the Chroococcidiopsis sp. CCMEE 29 genome carries:
- a CDS encoding NAD(P)-dependent alcohol dehydrogenase, which codes for MQVFEIQNTFGLDSLTLTERRDPSPSYGQVLLKMRAVSLNYRDWMVVKGLYNPKLPLPLIPFSDGVGEVVAVGEGVTRVKTGDRVAGIFFQKWLDGGLTQEKTQSALGGAIEGLLAEYAVLHEDGVVHLPEHLTDEEAATLPCAAVTAWNALITSGGVKAGDTVLVQGTGGVSIFALQFAQLVGARVIATSSSDEKLDRVLQLGASDGINYKQTPNWGKAVRELTDGIGVDYVVEVGGAGTLTESLRAVRHGGQISLIGVLSGGSGEISTASILMKNVRVQGIYVGSREMFEAMNRAIALHTLQPVVDRVFPFEQAREALAYMESGSHFGKICIRF
- a CDS encoding NADH:flavin oxidoreductase/NADH oxidase, which encodes MPHLFDSYQLKSVKLRNRIGVSPMCQYSSEDGMATDWHFVNLGSRAVGGAGLVIAEATAVEPRGRITPGDAGIWSDKHIEPLERINRFIKSHGAVPGIQIAHAGRKASAARPWEGAHSLKDEEGGWETLGTSPLAFGNELWRVPKEMTLADIHQVQDAFRTAAVRSLEAGYEWLELHFAHGYLVHSFYSPLSNKRTDEYGGSFANRIRMALETTQAVREVWPERLPLTVRLSCSDWVEGGWSIEDSVELSKKLKAEGVDLIDCSSGFNSPDYKNYPFGAGWQVPFAEKIRQEADIATATVGFITNAMQAEQIIRNQRADIVLLAREMLRDPYWPYRAAQELNRKDTATLPVQYASWL
- a CDS encoding glutamate-5-semialdehyde dehydrogenase, which gives rise to MTAAQIASLPLMTIAQQTRQAARKLAVLSTEGKNKAIEAIAQALELATNEILAANAADCQAAATAGIPKPLYNRLKLDEAKLKAAIAGVRDVGKLPDPVGAVQIHRQLDDGLILKRLTCSLGVLGVIFEARPDAAIQISALAIKSGNGVILKGGQEAVRSCEAIVRTIHQGLAKTAVDPAVVQLLTTREETLALLQLDQYVDLIIPRGSNSFVRFVQDNTRIPVLGHAEGICHLYVDKAADIATAVEIAVDAKTHYPAACNAIETLLVHLSIAPAFLPPVARALQERNVELRGDEQTRAILDIAAATETDWATEYSDLMLSVKIVDSLEAAIAHINSYGSGHTDAIATEDPDAAATFLAQVDAAGVYHNCSTRFADGFRYGFGAEVGISTQKMPPRGPVGLEGLVTYKYQITGSGHIAATYTGENAKSFNHKDLD